The genomic stretch CATTCTATATCCAGTGGCAGTCCATAATATTCTTCAGCCATTTTTGCGCACTTTGCCACCATTTCAGCCTCACAGTGTTCTATACATGGGGTCTTCTGTTTTTCTTCGGGAACATCCCTTTCTATGGTCCCTTTTTCTGTGAATACGACCTGCTTCTGCTTGCAGCGAATTTCCGCATTCACTACTTTAAGCGTCTCCTTATCCACTTCAAACCTGTCCGGCTCAACTATTCCCTGCACTACGCTTTCACCGACTCCCCAGTTGCCTTCAAGCACTATTTTTGTTTTATTGCCCGTATTCGGATTAACAGTAAAACCCACCCCGGATGCCCGGGACTTAACCATTTTTTGCACTGCTACCGCCACAGAAACAGATTTTGAAAAGATCGGCAAATTATTCTTGATACGGTATGATATGCAGCGTGGTGTAAATGCACTGGCCCAACACTTCAGTACATTTTTGAAGACCTCCTCTGTGCCCTGCACATTGAGATATGAATCATATTGCCCGGCAAAGCTTGCCATGGCCATATCTTCCGCCACACCGCTTGATCTGACCGCCACAGAAAGATCTTTAATGCTATACTTGTCACATAAAGCGCTATACGCCTCAGAAATGGGTTTCTGAAATTGTTCCGGGATTTCCGTTGATTCAATAAGGCTTTGAACGTAGTTCGCTATTTCGTTGAATTCATCAATACTGGTTGGCTTCTCGGGAAACTTGCTGAGAAATTTTTCGATTGTTTTTTCATTACCGGTAATCTCGAAGAATCTTTTATTTACTTCACTGGTAACGGTAAATCCCAACGGGACAGGGATTCCCAATTTGCACATTTCACCTAAGTTGGCAGATTTGCCTCCTACTAAACCAGCGTCATCCTTTCCACATTCTAGAAAGGAAACTACCCATCTTTCTTTTTTCCCAGGATTCATTTTACAGCCCCCTTTTTTATTTGAAACTTCTCATAAAGTTATTCTAGCATCCTAGAAATTGTTTATAGTTAATG from Syntrophorhabdaceae bacterium encodes the following:
- a CDS encoding PEP/pyruvate-binding domain-containing protein: MNPGKKERWVVSFLECGKDDAGLVGGKSANLGEMCKLGIPVPLGFTVTSEVNKRFFEITGNEKTIEKFLSKFPEKPTSIDEFNEIANYVQSLIESTEIPEQFQKPISEAYSALCDKYSIKDLSVAVRSSGVAEDMAMASFAGQYDSYLNVQGTEEVFKNVLKCWASAFTPRCISYRIKNNLPIFSKSVSVAVAVQKMVKSRASGVGFTVNPNTGNKTKIVLEGNWGVGESVVQGIVEPDRFEVDKETLKVVNAEIRCKQKQVVFTEKGTIERDVPEEKQKTPCIEHCEAEMVAKCAKMAEEYYGLPLDIEWAIDTDLEFPQNVFLVQARPVTAMAVERSATEKILDFLCTRTFPVSH